From Populus trichocarpa isolate Nisqually-1 chromosome 19, P.trichocarpa_v4.1, whole genome shotgun sequence, a single genomic window includes:
- the LOC7487182 gene encoding putative lysine-specific demethylase JMJ16 isoform X1, protein MMGTELIRVRVKEENDDIPSVPPGFESFAAFNLNRVQDGEKQESNIISCSATASASESLPVKMETGFEDEAKVTRSLRRRPWIKYGHLDGCSEDESDSAKPNQNLSSRSQLPKGVIRGCPQCSNCQKVSARWQPEYARKPDIEDAPVFYPTEEEFEDTLKYIASIRPKAEQYGICRIVPPPSWKPPCPLKEETVWEGSTFATRVQRVDKLQNRDSMRKMSTMSNHTRKKRRRCMRMAIDCGADIGSISRSNDTGVCEAESFGFEPGPLFTLDKFQKYADDFMAQYFKKDENTINKGGSMTMLQENCEPTLDNIEGEYWRIVEKATEEIEVLYGADLETGVFGSGFPKTSSEVGSATNDRYTKSGWNLNNFPRLPGSVLSFESGDISGVLVPWLYIGMCFSSFCWHVEDHHLYSLNYMHWGAQKIWYGVPGKDAVKLEEAMRKYLPDLFEEQPDLLHKLVTQLSPNILKSIGVPVYRCVQNSGEFVLTFPRAYHSGFNCGFNCAEAVNVAPVDWLPHGQTAIELYRKQGRRTSISHDKLLLGAAREAVRAHWELNLLKRNELNNLRWKDMCGKDGILAKAFKERVETEHVRRQFLCNSSPALKMESDFDATSERECSVCLFDLHLSAVGCHCSPDKYACLNHAKQLCSCVSGAKFFLFRYDISELNILVEALEGKLSAVYRWARLDLGLALTSFVSKDNAEEGKLSCSPKRTATEQVRSHASADLHKVSPGRIISGDFRMNSAGICWQIAAEEKKPPEDIPPKDARASSVSHSSFQVIEKENDNFKLNQKGSSLLSTNLRTLACQLSQEDPSYTAGLASEKCERKKPSTLCNDNIILLSDDEGDELKPISERAKENVSVNHSSLSEKLSISHDRSCNDNKDSILTFAVINGAVKSEKNVSLFPDENNSPSGPLQVKDGYNQDGGKVLGFNQPNGFCHAGPSTAGFGRNIQNFSSNRDAGKDNRMANAGSQQPQPCGSGKPNIEDEMGANATSTSVDNSRTMAGSPSSSQNNLDRYYRQKGPRIAKVVRRINCNVEPLEFGVVLSGKSWCNSQAIFPKGFRSRVRYLSVLDPTNMCYYVSEILDAGRNSPLFMVSLEHYPNEVFIHVSAARCWEMVRERVNQEITKQHKTGRTNLPPLQPPGSLDGFEMFGFSSPAIVQAVEALDRNRVCTDYWDSRPYSRPQGQIPQHSQSKANARHSQGTSEDQNNRKVPGSQFLPVEVDTTLGGLFKKASPEELILLSRVLSDNKPTADPGLITQLLNEEIHNRPR, encoded by the exons ATGATGGGAACTGAACTCATTAGAGTTCGTGTTAAGGAGGAGAATGATGATATCCCATCAGTTCCACCTGGTTTTGAGTCATTTGCAGCTTTCAACTTGAACAGGGTGCAAGATggtgaaaaacaagaaagtaaTATAATCAGTTGTTCAGCCACTGCGAGCGCTTCTGAATCATTGCCGGTCAAGATGGAGACGGGGTTTGAGGATGAAGCAAAAGTTACAAGGTCCCTCCGGCGTAGACCCTGGATAAAGTATGGACATTTGGATGGCTGTTCAGAGGACGAGTCTGATTCTGCGAAGCCTAATCAA AATCTCTCCTCGAGGTCTCAACTTCCCAAGGGAGTGATCCGTGGATGTCCACAATGCAGTAATTGCCAAAAg GTCAGTGCAAGATGGCAACCAGAATATGCTCGCAAGCCTGACATTGAGGATGCTCCTGTATTCTACCCAACTGAAGAG GAGTTTGAAGATACATTGAAATATATTGCTAGTATACGACCTAAAGCTGAACAATATGGAATCTGTCGCATTGTTCCTCCTCCTTCTTGGAAACCTCCCTGTCCTCTTAAGGAAGAAACTGTTTGGGAGGGCTCTACATTTGCAACTCGTGTCCAGAGGGTTGACAAACTGCAGAACCGGGATTCTATGAGAAAGATGTCAACGATGTCTAACCATACcaggaagaaaaggagaagatgcATGAGGATGGCAATAGATTGTGGGGCAGATATTGGAAGTATCTCAAGGTCTAATGATACTGGTGTTTGTGAAGCTGAGAGTTTTGGGTTTGAACCCGGTCCTCTGTTTACTTTGGATAAATTTCAGAAATATGCTGATGATTTCATGGCCCAGTACTTCAAGAAGGATGAGAATACTATTAATAAAGGAGGCAGCATGACAATGCTTCAGGAGAACTGTGAACCAACATTGGATAATATTGAGGGTGAATATTGGCGAATTGTAGAGAAAGCAACTGAAGAAATTGAG GTCCTATATGGAGCTGATCTGGAAACAGGGGTTTTTGGCAGTGGATTTCCAAAAACATCCAGTGAAGTTGGTTCTGCTACAAATGATCGTTATACAAAATCAGGCTGGAACTTGAATAACTTTCCGAGGCTTCCTGGATCTGTTCTTTCCTTTGAAAGTGGTGATATATCTGGTGTTTTGGTGCCATGGCTGTATATAGGGATGTGCTTCTCCTCCTTCTGTTGG CATGTTGAAGATCATCACCTATATTCACTGAATTACATGCATTGGGGTGCGCAAAAAATATGGTATGGTGTCCCCGGGAAGGATGCCGTTAAATTGGAAGAGGCCATGAGAAAGTATTTACCTGATCTGTTTGAAGAACAACCTGATTTGCTCCACAAGCTG gtGACTCAGCTCTCCCCCAACATACTAAAATCTATAGGAGTGCCTGTCTATCGGTGTGTTCAGAATTCTGGAGAGTTTGTGCTAACCTTTCCTCGAGCATATCATTCGGGGTTTAATTGCGGTTTCAATTGTGCGGAGGCAGTGAATGTAGCTCCTGTTGACTGGTTGCCCCATGGACAGACTGCTATAGAGCTATACCGTAAGCAGGGACGGAGGACTTCCATCTCTCATGATAAATTGTTGCTTGGGGCAGCAAGGGAAGCGGTGAGAGCACATTGGGAACTGAATTTACTTAAGAGGAATGAATTGAATAACTTAAGATGGAAAGACATGTGTGGAAAAGATGGGATATTAGCAAAAGCATTCAAG gaaCGTGTGGAGACAGAGCATGTGAGGAGACAATTTCTCTGCAATTCTTCCCCAGCACTGAAGATGGAGAGTGATTTTGATGCCACAAGTGAGAGGGAATGCAGTGTTTGCCTTTTTGATTTGCACCTGTCTGCAGTGGGGTGTCATTGTTCTCCAGACAAGTATGCATGCCTGAATCATGCAAAGCAGCTGTGTTCATGTGTTTCGGGTGCCAAATTTTTCCTGTTTCGCTATGACATCAGTGAATTAAATATCCTTGTGGAGGCTTTGGAAGGAAAATTGAGTGCGGTGTACCGATGGGCAAGACTGGATCTTGGACTTGCCCTGACTTCTTTTGTTTCCAAAGACAATGCTGAAGAAGGTAAATTATCATGTTCTCCAAAAAGAACTGCAACTGAACAGGTGAGATCACATGCGTCAGCAGATCTCCATAAAGTTTCACCGGGGAGAATAATATCTGGTGACTTCAGAATGAATTCAGCTGGGATCTGTTGGCAGATCGCCGCAGAAGAGAAGAAACCACCTGAAGATATACCTCCAAAAGATGCAAGGGCATCATCTGTATCTCATAGTTCTTTTCAAGTAATTGAGAAGGAAAATGACAATTTCAAGCTAAACCAGAAAGGTTCTAGTCTTTTGTCTACAAATTTAAGGACACTAGCTTGCCAGTTGTCTCAAGAAGACCCATCCTATACTGCAGGCCTGGCTTCAGAGAAATGTGAAAGGAAGAAGCCTTCAACTTTGTGTAATGACAATATTATTCTTCTTAGTGATGATGAAGGCGATGAACTGAAGCCAATTTCAGAAAGGGCAAAAGAAAATGTTTCTGTAAACCATTCCTCACTTTCAGAGAAGCTATCAATTTCGCATGATAGGTCATGTAATGACAATAAAGATTCAATCTTAACTTTTGCTGTGATCAACGGAGCAGTAAAGAGTGAAAAGAATGTCAGTTTGTTTCCTGATGAAAACAATTCTCCATCTGGTCCTTTGCAAGTGAAGGATGGCTATAATCAAGATGGTGGAAAGGTTTTGGGATTTAATCAACCGAATGGCTTTTGCCATGCAGGTCCAAGCACTGCAGGTTTTGGTAGGAATATTCAGAACTTCTCATCTAATAGAGACGCCGGCAAGGATAACAGGATGGCAAATGCTGGGAGTCAGCAACCACAGCCATGTGGCAGTGGAAAGCCTAACATTGAGGATGAGATGGGAGCAAATGCCACCTCAACTTCAGTAGACAACTCAAGAACTATGGCTGGTAGCCCATCTTCCTCACAAAATAATTTGGACAGGTACTACCGCCAGAAGGGTCCCCGCATTGCCAAGGTAGTGCGAAGGATCAATTGTAATGTTGAACCTCTGGAATTTGGGGTTGTGCTTTCTGGGAAGTCATGGTGCAACAGCCAAGCAATCTTTCCGAAAG GGTTTAGAAGCCGAGTTAGGTACTTAAGCGTTTTAGATCCAACCAATATGTGTTACTATGTCTCAGAAATACTGGATGCAGGGCGAAATAGTCCTCTATTTATG GTTTCCTTGGAGCATTACCCAAATGAGGTATTTATTCATGTTTCAGCAGCCAGATGCTGGGAAAtggtgagagagagagtgaaTCAGGAGATCACAAAGCAGCATAAAACTGGAAGAACGAATCTTCCACCTTTACAACCTCCTGGAAGTCTTGATGGCTTCGAAATGTTTGGGTTTTCTTCACCAGCAATTGTCCAG GCTGTAGAAGCATTAGATAGAAATCGAGTTTGTACAGATTATTGGGACTCCAGGCCATATTCACGGCCGCAAGGACAGATTCCACAGCATTCTCAATCCAAAGCCAATGCAAGACATTCCCAGGGAACATCTGAGGACCAAAATAACAGAAAAGTTCCTGGGAGCCAATTCTTACCTGTCGAAGTTGATACGACACTTGGGGGTTTATTCAAGAAGGCAAGCCCAGAAGAATTGATCTTGCTGAGTCGTGTTTTAAGTGACAATAAACCAACAGCTGATCCTGGTCTCATAACACAGCTTCTTAATGAAGAGATTCACAATCGTCCTAGATGA
- the LOC7487182 gene encoding putative lysine-specific demethylase JMJ16 isoform X2, which produces MMGTELIRVRVKEENDDIPSVPPGFESFAAFNLNRVQDGEKQESNIISCSATASASESLPVKMETGFEDEAKVTRSLRRRPWIKYGHLDGCSEDESDSAKPNQNLSSRSQLPKGVIRGCPQCSNCQKVSARWQPEYARKPDIEDAPVFYPTEEEFEDTLKYIASIRPKAEQYGICRIVPPPSWKPPCPLKEETVWEGSTFATRVQRVDKLQNRDSMRKMSTMSNHTRKKRRRCMRMAIDCGADIGSISRSNDTGVCEAESFGFEPGPLFTLDKFQKYADDFMAQYFKKDENTINKGGSMTMLQENCEPTLDNIEGEYWRIVEKATEEIEVLYGADLETGVFGSGFPKTSSEVGSATNDRYTKSGWNLNNFPRLPGSVLSFESGDISGVLVPWLYIGMCFSSFCWHVEDHHLYSLNYMHWGAQKIWYGVPGKDAVKLEEAMRKYLPDLFEEQPDLLHKLVTQLSPNILKSIGVPVYRCVQNSGEFVLTFPRAYHSGFNCGFNCAEAVNVAPVDWLPHGQTAIELYRKQGRRTSISHDKLLLGAAREAVRAHWELNLLKRNELNNLRWKDMCGKDGILAKAFKERVETEHVRRQFLCNSSPALKMESDFDATSERECSVCLFDLHLSAVGCHCSPDKYACLNHAKQLCSCVSGAKFFLFRYDISELNILVEALEGKLSAVYRWARLDLGLALTSFVSKDNAEEGKLSCSPKRTATEQVRSHASADLHKVSPGRIISGDFRMNSAGICWQIAAEEKKPPEDIPPKDARASSVSHSSFQVIEKENDNFKLNQKGSSLLSTNLRTLACQLSQEDPSYTAGLASEKCERKKPSTLCNDNIILLSDDEGDELKPISERAKENVSVNHSSLSEKLSISHDRSCNDNKDSILTFAVINGAVKSEKNVSLFPDENNSPSGPLQVKDGYNQDGGKVLGFNQPNGFCHAGPSTAGFGRNIQNFSSNRDAGKDNRMANAGSQQPQPCGSGKPNIEDEMGANATSTSVDNSRTMAGSPSSSQNNLDRYYRQKGPRIAKVVRRINCNVEPLEFGVVLSGKSWCNSQAIFPKGFLGALPK; this is translated from the exons ATGATGGGAACTGAACTCATTAGAGTTCGTGTTAAGGAGGAGAATGATGATATCCCATCAGTTCCACCTGGTTTTGAGTCATTTGCAGCTTTCAACTTGAACAGGGTGCAAGATggtgaaaaacaagaaagtaaTATAATCAGTTGTTCAGCCACTGCGAGCGCTTCTGAATCATTGCCGGTCAAGATGGAGACGGGGTTTGAGGATGAAGCAAAAGTTACAAGGTCCCTCCGGCGTAGACCCTGGATAAAGTATGGACATTTGGATGGCTGTTCAGAGGACGAGTCTGATTCTGCGAAGCCTAATCAA AATCTCTCCTCGAGGTCTCAACTTCCCAAGGGAGTGATCCGTGGATGTCCACAATGCAGTAATTGCCAAAAg GTCAGTGCAAGATGGCAACCAGAATATGCTCGCAAGCCTGACATTGAGGATGCTCCTGTATTCTACCCAACTGAAGAG GAGTTTGAAGATACATTGAAATATATTGCTAGTATACGACCTAAAGCTGAACAATATGGAATCTGTCGCATTGTTCCTCCTCCTTCTTGGAAACCTCCCTGTCCTCTTAAGGAAGAAACTGTTTGGGAGGGCTCTACATTTGCAACTCGTGTCCAGAGGGTTGACAAACTGCAGAACCGGGATTCTATGAGAAAGATGTCAACGATGTCTAACCATACcaggaagaaaaggagaagatgcATGAGGATGGCAATAGATTGTGGGGCAGATATTGGAAGTATCTCAAGGTCTAATGATACTGGTGTTTGTGAAGCTGAGAGTTTTGGGTTTGAACCCGGTCCTCTGTTTACTTTGGATAAATTTCAGAAATATGCTGATGATTTCATGGCCCAGTACTTCAAGAAGGATGAGAATACTATTAATAAAGGAGGCAGCATGACAATGCTTCAGGAGAACTGTGAACCAACATTGGATAATATTGAGGGTGAATATTGGCGAATTGTAGAGAAAGCAACTGAAGAAATTGAG GTCCTATATGGAGCTGATCTGGAAACAGGGGTTTTTGGCAGTGGATTTCCAAAAACATCCAGTGAAGTTGGTTCTGCTACAAATGATCGTTATACAAAATCAGGCTGGAACTTGAATAACTTTCCGAGGCTTCCTGGATCTGTTCTTTCCTTTGAAAGTGGTGATATATCTGGTGTTTTGGTGCCATGGCTGTATATAGGGATGTGCTTCTCCTCCTTCTGTTGG CATGTTGAAGATCATCACCTATATTCACTGAATTACATGCATTGGGGTGCGCAAAAAATATGGTATGGTGTCCCCGGGAAGGATGCCGTTAAATTGGAAGAGGCCATGAGAAAGTATTTACCTGATCTGTTTGAAGAACAACCTGATTTGCTCCACAAGCTG gtGACTCAGCTCTCCCCCAACATACTAAAATCTATAGGAGTGCCTGTCTATCGGTGTGTTCAGAATTCTGGAGAGTTTGTGCTAACCTTTCCTCGAGCATATCATTCGGGGTTTAATTGCGGTTTCAATTGTGCGGAGGCAGTGAATGTAGCTCCTGTTGACTGGTTGCCCCATGGACAGACTGCTATAGAGCTATACCGTAAGCAGGGACGGAGGACTTCCATCTCTCATGATAAATTGTTGCTTGGGGCAGCAAGGGAAGCGGTGAGAGCACATTGGGAACTGAATTTACTTAAGAGGAATGAATTGAATAACTTAAGATGGAAAGACATGTGTGGAAAAGATGGGATATTAGCAAAAGCATTCAAG gaaCGTGTGGAGACAGAGCATGTGAGGAGACAATTTCTCTGCAATTCTTCCCCAGCACTGAAGATGGAGAGTGATTTTGATGCCACAAGTGAGAGGGAATGCAGTGTTTGCCTTTTTGATTTGCACCTGTCTGCAGTGGGGTGTCATTGTTCTCCAGACAAGTATGCATGCCTGAATCATGCAAAGCAGCTGTGTTCATGTGTTTCGGGTGCCAAATTTTTCCTGTTTCGCTATGACATCAGTGAATTAAATATCCTTGTGGAGGCTTTGGAAGGAAAATTGAGTGCGGTGTACCGATGGGCAAGACTGGATCTTGGACTTGCCCTGACTTCTTTTGTTTCCAAAGACAATGCTGAAGAAGGTAAATTATCATGTTCTCCAAAAAGAACTGCAACTGAACAGGTGAGATCACATGCGTCAGCAGATCTCCATAAAGTTTCACCGGGGAGAATAATATCTGGTGACTTCAGAATGAATTCAGCTGGGATCTGTTGGCAGATCGCCGCAGAAGAGAAGAAACCACCTGAAGATATACCTCCAAAAGATGCAAGGGCATCATCTGTATCTCATAGTTCTTTTCAAGTAATTGAGAAGGAAAATGACAATTTCAAGCTAAACCAGAAAGGTTCTAGTCTTTTGTCTACAAATTTAAGGACACTAGCTTGCCAGTTGTCTCAAGAAGACCCATCCTATACTGCAGGCCTGGCTTCAGAGAAATGTGAAAGGAAGAAGCCTTCAACTTTGTGTAATGACAATATTATTCTTCTTAGTGATGATGAAGGCGATGAACTGAAGCCAATTTCAGAAAGGGCAAAAGAAAATGTTTCTGTAAACCATTCCTCACTTTCAGAGAAGCTATCAATTTCGCATGATAGGTCATGTAATGACAATAAAGATTCAATCTTAACTTTTGCTGTGATCAACGGAGCAGTAAAGAGTGAAAAGAATGTCAGTTTGTTTCCTGATGAAAACAATTCTCCATCTGGTCCTTTGCAAGTGAAGGATGGCTATAATCAAGATGGTGGAAAGGTTTTGGGATTTAATCAACCGAATGGCTTTTGCCATGCAGGTCCAAGCACTGCAGGTTTTGGTAGGAATATTCAGAACTTCTCATCTAATAGAGACGCCGGCAAGGATAACAGGATGGCAAATGCTGGGAGTCAGCAACCACAGCCATGTGGCAGTGGAAAGCCTAACATTGAGGATGAGATGGGAGCAAATGCCACCTCAACTTCAGTAGACAACTCAAGAACTATGGCTGGTAGCCCATCTTCCTCACAAAATAATTTGGACAGGTACTACCGCCAGAAGGGTCCCCGCATTGCCAAGGTAGTGCGAAGGATCAATTGTAATGTTGAACCTCTGGAATTTGGGGTTGTGCTTTCTGGGAAGTCATGGTGCAACAGCCAAGCAATCTTTCCGAAAG GTTTCCTTGGAGCATTACCCAAATGA